The following DNA comes from Dehalococcoidales bacterium.
GGGGATTGAGCTTGAACCGCTGGTACACGGGGGGAAGCAGGAAAACGGGCTGCGTGCCGGCACGGAAAATGTCCCGGCTATGGTTGGACTGGGAAAAGCGGCTGAACTGGCTGCCTACACCCTGCGTGATTCAGAACGGGTGCGTGAACTGAGGGACAGGCTGGAGCGAGGAATCAAAAGCCTCATCCCGGAGGCTAGCCTGAACGGTCACCGGGACGAGAGGCTTTGGAATACCCTGAATATGACCTTACCGGGTCTGCGGGGAGAATCGGTGGTCATTGCCATGGACCAGCATGGTATTTCACTGTCATCAGGGTCGGCATGTAAATCAGGCTCGCCCGAACCGACCCATGTGCTGTTGGCTATGGGCAGGACGGAAGAGGAAGCCCATTGCTCGGTGCGGTTTTCGCTATCGCGCAATACCACAGAAGAAGATATCAGCCAAACCATCTCGGCGCTGGCTCAGGTACTGGAAGAGAAAAATATGGTTCGGCTTATGCCCTGCAAATAACCCGGGACAAAGATAAAAGCAGAGGGGAGAGTTTGATATGAAGCCTCAGAAGAGTATTGAGACGATAGTAAATGATGCTTCGCCAGGCTTAGAACGCTTCCGTGCCGAGGTGCGGCACGGTCTGCAGAAACCGCAAAAGGAGCTGCCTTCTAAATATTTCTACGATGAGAAGGGCGCTCGCCTGTTTGAGCGTATCTGCACTCTCGATGAATATTATATCCCCCGCACTGAGGCAGCGATAATGGCAGACTGTATCGACGAGTTAGCGGAGCTTATCGGTCCCTGCGCTTTCCTCTTGGAATACGGCAGCGGCAGCTGTGATAAAGTGAGATTTCTCCTGGACAATCTGCCTAACCCGACGGCATATACGCCCATAGATATTTCAGGGCAACAGTTATTACAGGTATCCCGGGAGCTAAGCTCGGATTATCCCCATCTGGAAGTGCTGCCTGTCTGCGCTGACTACACCGGTAATTTTGAGTTACCTGTTCCCGCAGAATACTGCCACCGCACCATGGTCTATTTCCCCGGCTCGACAATCGGCAACTTCGACCCTGAGCCGGCCGTCCACTTCCTGGAACATGTTGCCGGGGTGTGCGGGGAAGGCGGAGGTCTGCTCATTGGTGTGGATTTGAAGAAAGACCCGGCCGTTCTGCACCGGGCTTATAACGACGGTCAGGGCGTCACCGCTGCCTTTAACCTTAATTTACTGGAACGGATAAACCGTGAGCTAGGTGCTGATTTTAAGCTTGATTCCTTTGAACACTATGCCTTTTATAATCCCGGAGAAAGCCGGGTTGAGATGCACCTGGTGAGCCTGAGAGAGCAAGAGGTTCATGTAGGTGAAACTACCATACCCTTTCAAACAGGTGAGAGCATCTGGACGGAAAGCTCGTATAAAT
Coding sequences within:
- the egtD gene encoding L-histidine N(alpha)-methyltransferase, which gives rise to MKPQKSIETIVNDASPGLERFRAEVRHGLQKPQKELPSKYFYDEKGARLFERICTLDEYYIPRTEAAIMADCIDELAELIGPCAFLLEYGSGSCDKVRFLLDNLPNPTAYTPIDISGQQLLQVSRELSSDYPHLEVLPVCADYTGNFELPVPAEYCHRTMVYFPGSTIGNFDPEPAVHFLEHVAGVCGEGGGLLIGVDLKKDPAVLHRAYNDGQGVTAAFNLNLLERINRELGADFKLDSFEHYAFYNPGESRVEMHLVSLREQEVHVGETTIPFQTGESIWTESSYK